The Amblyomma americanum isolate KBUSLIRL-KWMA chromosome 5, ASM5285725v1, whole genome shotgun sequence genome window below encodes:
- the LOC144133493 gene encoding cytochrome c oxidase assembly factor 6 homolog isoform X3 has translation MSFPNKEQRQKCWDSRDRYWECLDRNADDASRCTETRSFYESRCPSQWVKHFDRKREYLKFKDKIENDGRAAGKPTIVFVDARDARGGFKAVT, from the exons ATGTCCTTCCCCAACAAAGAGCAGCGTCAGAAGTGTTGGGATTCGAGAGATCGCTACTGGGAGTGCCTTGACCGTAACGCCGACGATGCGAGTCGCTGCACAGAAACGAGGTCCTTTTACGAGTCCCGTTGCCCGAGCCAGTGG GTGAAGCACTTCGATCGCAAGAGGGAATACCTGAAGTTCAAGGACAAGATTGAGAATGATGG GAGGGCTGCTGGGAAGCCGACAATCGTTTTCGTAGACGCTCGTGATGCCCGCGGTGGTTTCAAAGCGGTCACCTGA
- the LOC144133493 gene encoding cytochrome c oxidase assembly factor 6 homolog isoform X2, whose amino-acid sequence MSFPNKEQRQKCWDSRDRYWECLDRNADDASRCTETRSFYESRCPSQWVKHFDRKREYLKFKDKIENDGLKYHSAAGQSACTWNIVSQCTILVL is encoded by the exons ATGTCCTTCCCCAACAAAGAGCAGCGTCAGAAGTGTTGGGATTCGAGAGATCGCTACTGGGAGTGCCTTGACCGTAACGCCGACGATGCGAGTCGCTGCACAGAAACGAGGTCCTTTTACGAGTCCCGTTGCCCGAGCCAGTGG GTGAAGCACTTCGATCGCAAGAGGGAATACCTGAAGTTCAAGGACAAGATTGAGAATGATGG TTTGAAGTACCACAGTGCTGCTGGCCAGTCTGCTTGCACCTGGAACATTGTGTCGCAGTGCACAATTTTAGTGCTGTGA
- the LOC144133493 gene encoding cytochrome c oxidase assembly factor 6 homolog isoform X1: MSFPNKEQRQKCWDSRDRYWECLDRNADDASRCTETRSFYESRCPSQWVKHFDRKREYLKFKDKIENDGLVVKACSSSAPVRSSKLKQLDIRRKGKVTYGACSSNQPVLVFVACCAV, encoded by the exons ATGTCCTTCCCCAACAAAGAGCAGCGTCAGAAGTGTTGGGATTCGAGAGATCGCTACTGGGAGTGCCTTGACCGTAACGCCGACGATGCGAGTCGCTGCACAGAAACGAGGTCCTTTTACGAGTCCCGTTGCCCGAGCCAGTGG GTGAAGCACTTCGATCGCAAGAGGGAATACCTGAAGTTCAAGGACAAGATTGAGAATGATGG CTTGGTTGTAAAGGCTTGTTCTTCATCTGCGCCAGTGCGTTCAAGTAAGCTGAAGCAACTGGACATACGAAGAAAAGGTAAAGTGACTTATGGTGCCTGCTCTTCTAATCAGCCTGTTTTGGTGTTTGTTGCATGTTGTGCTGTATGA
- the LOC144133493 gene encoding cytochrome c oxidase assembly factor 6 homolog isoform X4 encodes MSFPNKEQRQKCWDSRDRYWECLDRNADDASRCTETRSFYESRCPSQWVKHFDRKREYLKFKDKIENDGYEPLDDPKARAKS; translated from the exons ATGTCCTTCCCCAACAAAGAGCAGCGTCAGAAGTGTTGGGATTCGAGAGATCGCTACTGGGAGTGCCTTGACCGTAACGCCGACGATGCGAGTCGCTGCACAGAAACGAGGTCCTTTTACGAGTCCCGTTGCCCGAGCCAGTGG GTGAAGCACTTCGATCGCAAGAGGGAATACCTGAAGTTCAAGGACAAGATTGAGAATGATGGGTACGAGCCACTTGATGATCCCAAGGCCAGGGCAAAAAGCTGA